The Haematobia irritans isolate KBUSLIRL chromosome 1, ASM5000362v1, whole genome shotgun sequence DNA segment agacggacagacagacagacagacagacggacatcgctaaatcgactcagaatttaattctaagccgatccgtatactaaaaggttggtctatgattactccttcttggcgttacatacaaatgcacaaacttattataccctgtaccacagtattggtgaagggtataaaaagtctacTTTCGACTTTAcgagaaattcgaaaatttcattcgaatttggtcacaataaaaaaatcgagtaaacgattttgacaaacgtCAAAAGTCGATTTCATAATAATAATTCCTATAATCGGAATCGCaagaatatatttttcatatggcGAAGAAATCGAGATAGTCCATCAATACAAGTCTATAAAATTTAGGTTTAACAAAATGTAGCCAATCAAAACTTAAGCGGTTTTCGATTCCGAATATCGATATATTTCGCAGTCGACTGCGAATTTCGAACTctattttttcgatattttcattcgaattcgatTCATTGActttgttcaaaataaaaaaataggttaatggattttgacaaacatataaattcgtttttaaacaattttcaaaacaaaagaataaagtaaattaaaagtctattacccatgttccgatattagAAATCGCACCCACTAGACCATAAATGGTCCTTCGGGCGAGCGAAATTTCACCGACACGCACATTTCATGAAAAGACGGTTACTTTTAAATACCACCGCGACTTTGAAAGATTCTCTAACAGGTAAAGAGGAGTATAACCCCAACAGATCAACTTTGAATACACTTTCTATACGACAAGTGGCTTGAGGAATTCGCTGGATATTTAATTAGTGTAACGTGGTCCTTAAAACAAGCCGTGGAACAAATACTGAATGcacctaatgcactaggatacaGGTAGGTTGTGGACCACTATATAGAACATCTCAAATAAGGCCGAAGGGAACATATTCGAGAAGGTTTTCACCAGTGCGGTTGAACGACAAAGAGagcatttcatttcaatactcCGAAACACGCCTCAGTTTACATAGGCCCAAGTCATCAACATACCCCAGTCAGCAATGTTTAAATACCTGAATTTACTGGGTCTTGAATACAAGGCAAGATACGTCAATTCATCCCTTATCAGGAAATTACCCCGACACTAGAGGCTCTATTTCTCCTCAGACTAATAAAGTATTTACTAAAATATCCATCAATAAAGTTTCCAGCATAAATAACGCATTCGAACACAGACCATCAATAGCTAAACGTCTCATTATAACCCATATTTCAATCGACTGATGTACCAGCCATTGCCAGTCTTTTCGAGAATACAACAaactctaccaatctaccaaagtgtaaaaaatctaccatttttcgtagaattctatcaactgtggcgaCCGTGATCGTGTGGGGCCGATTGTACTATCCTGGCCTTTTGTGAATAAAATGTGCGAAAGGTAAAAATATTTACCTGCCTAATCCCATCCCACCAATTACCAATTTTAATATGGGGATATTTCTACTTACTGCGACGGTGTCAAACTGTAAATTGGATCCGAAATAAAGAATGAGGACATCATAGATAAGCCAATCAAAACCAATATGGGCAATAAATTAATCAAAGCTGATGAGGATGATTGATTCTAGAGGAAAACAGAAATAAGATATCATTTGTTATTTCCATATCGTTGACTTTGTTAACATGTTCATTACCTCTCGTTCTTCTCTCTGTTGCTGCCTACGTCTATTCGATCTCATATAGACATTTTGTTGTGGGAAACCAGAACCAAAGAACATATTGAATATCTCTTCGGCATTAACTTCATAATAACCAAAATCATTTGTCGAATAATAACCATTACGCATACCACCATGTCCACCACCACCGCCACCACCACTACTAACATGAGTCTCACTACTACCATACAAATCATAATGTTTCCTTTTTTCGGGATCCGTTAAAATGGCAACAGCATTGCCCACAGCTTTAAAGGCCTCAACAGCACCGGGTGCACGATTCTTATCGGGATGTAGTTGTAAAGCAAGTTTCTTGTAGGCCTTTTTAATCTCGGAATCTGTTGAGGTTTTTGTAACACCTAAGATTTCATAATAATCCTTACATTTCTTCACTTTGCGTACCGCCTCCAATTGTTCTGCTGTATAGCTGGGTTCAGAGCTACGAGAATCTGAATTTTTACGTTTACGCACACCATCGGTGTCGTCCTCTCGTTGATTCGATGAAGCTGAAGATCCCGAATTCGAGGGGAAACTTTTTACTTTGGAAAGCAAAGCTGGAAGAAAAAAAGGcggtaaaaaatttgacaaattttaatattttgtaaaaatgaaaaCCTCAAATTCATACTATGTAAGGGGGGACATAATGACTGGTATATAATAATCATTCGGCTAGGGTTGTGGAACTATGGCCTCACCAAAATTTAATGTGACCACAAAATTGAACTGAGTTATCATTGCTGGTATCTATGATAAGGGGTCGTTGATTGATAGTGGAGTTCGATTAAGTTCTAAGGTCAAAGTACAGGGTCTAACTCCTAGAGTGCATGATGGAAAAGGATGCAATGAACCAAAAGGCTGTTATCcaagttttgctttttttttttaacaacaagGATGTGGTATAATTGTTAgtttttctaataaattttttttcctggcACCATTATGGACTTTGAGCCGGAGTAACATACACACTTCTcataaatacaaacatttttgataACCTACTAGAATCTCCTTTTTAGTTTACTTCcatgtatatatagggaagtaaAAGTTCCAGTCAAATTACCATAATCGGCAAAAAATCCACTGCATTGCAATTGCAAAGGTAAAATGGTGCAAAAGCTATGTGTCCtacattaaatttggcacaaaatgACGAACTAAGTTCAGCTGGGAACTGATGCATTGAAAAGGTAATTCCAACGGACAAACATTGGAATACCATTTATAATCATATTTTGACATGATAGCCAAAGAAATCTACATTCAAATGCTTTTGCAGATAGCTATTCGATATTTCATTGCAGTCTCTCTATGTTCTGAATATAGTAACAACGCAAAATATGTCAGCCAATCGTCTATTACACTTCCATCCCTTTACAAAAAGCTTAACGAATGTTCCCTTAATTTGGACTATGAACTTAGAAAGTGGAATAATTTGGTAAAtaataccaccaccaccaccattctTTGTTTCCATATATTTTACCTTTAGCCTTTGGTGTAGGAAATAGTTTCTCAGCTTTTAACAAgaatttttcagctttttccagCTTGCCCTCTGTTAATGCCTGAACAGCAATATCAATGCAACGCATCGCCTCATCTTTATTTCCTTCATGGATCGTCATTGTATGTTTTTAATCCGGATATTTGCGTTACGTTTAGGCCCCTCtgttttgttaattaattaatatttgctCCCCTTCTCGGGTggcgtgtgtatgtgtgtgtgtaactGTGTGCTCTACAACCGACGTCACAGCAACGAAACAGTCTCAGACCCACtggtaaaaacaacaacagtaaaTGGTTGTAGTATGTGCAGTATTTTTTTATCTTCTTTATGTCCAACGACTTCGTCGTCTAATGTAATAAACCCCTAATATGTGTATTTTTATTGGGTCAGGGGCTTCGTCGGTCTATCACGCACAAGCGAGACCTTTAAAAATCTTcgctgaaatgaaaataaagttgttttagttttattaaatgtTGTTATTATCGATTATCTTTACACCTTTATGGTTTTTTCGTTAAAACACctccaagaaaatatttttcacctTCTCTTCTAAATCCACATCATATTATCACCCTTTGGATATGCCCCAGTTAGAGATGACAAGCTGTTTCGAGAATGAATGGGGCGAATATTATGGAAGTTATCGATAATTGCGATTAATTTAATAGCTGTCAAAAGCAAGCCGATCGTTAGGGTAGCTTTACACGTGAAAACGAAGAAAAGGCTCACAAGTTATAAAAGGGGAACATTGCCACTAATACTACGTTCGCCCTAGGCACGAAATCTCGCTATTTAGAACTcaaatctctttacaaatctcacgtgttcggactggcaaaataacgagattACGTTGATTTGAGGATTTGAcggctgtttgtaaatatatcaatacaaacacaaacccgtatgtgcacacgcacacacacattcatctacaaggacaattggggcagggttgcaaaaagctcatttttagtactaaaaccacagttgtacaaggcagtataggggattttgaaagagattttgttgaaatcctctacGAGCCAGCTGATATTTGCCCATTACAAATCTACTGAGATCTAGGAGAATTTCGGCCAAAATCCTCGTTTACGACGATTTTTGGTCTAGTGCGAATGTAGTATAAAAATGAGTACAAAATTCGAGTTTAGTCGCTGAAACAAATAAACCTATAAATGAAGATTAATgcttaccctgccagcatttcaaagttccatttcaacctcatcgttaccacagactcgtaaatgtcacttcaaccatcatgaaaaggtacatcaaaaagtacaggcaagtaatttgccatccctactgttaaaaagccatttttttgtgaaacgccaagcgcaaccagcttgttatattttaattaaataaaaacgaaaataaagttctgaaaacatagattatacgcttaaaattgtgaaaggtatattggtgaacaatttggtgattttccaaatggaataaagtgattgtttttcagatattttacagacacgctgcctccatggaattaaaacactggttgatagacgcagcaacatgtaactcgctacttgtaactcaacatcatcattaatgccaaaaattatgttaaatgtaatgtgatagtggtataaatgttatatttttaagaatttgtaaatgtttaatcaaattaataaatatctaaacaaacgtgttttactcgaccacaatgattcttttacaactatcttaaaatgcactttttctgattgtttggagggtcccttattggcgtcgttctaaattgatctataaaggcacctaataattgcactcatgcgaaacatttttgtagtaacttggcgtggtacaacttctcaatagtgacggcgcttttccgacgagtttttgatgtcgtatatgattgttttcgacgtagtggggattctcaaaagagtccccaaattcaaaaaatgttggcagggtatatgcaaaacaatttattgacagtttatcgaatgaatttatatggtaaaagtaggcttgaagttttctttagcTTTTTTGCAtataggccggtactctgttcggttttcgcgttgaaactccatacaaaaccaaaaaatgcgaaaaatttgcgaaattttttccatttgtgatactttgttttttcgtgttgaaaaactgacgtttatagcacggcgccatttgcaatgtgaattaagaaataatttatttattaaaaactatttgtgcgggtttataaatcaaacacggaccatatttttgttccgaaactatacaaaggatcaaaggaatagcagatcaattgcccaaggaaaaataaaatgttattttgtaaaaacaagcaacaccaccaacttaatccaatatcgctccctgtaaaatagcgctccaagctaccttaaaaaacgccgctttctatgtgcgaaataatggtttccataaaaatttttcgcaagaatgaacatagtaccggcctttatggAGAACGGCAAGTGCTACTATGACCGTTTTACCATTGGAAAGGCAGACTGTCAAACCGTCAAGGAGACAACGAAACCTCTGCTTCCAAACTCCAAAACACCGTTCAACAGCGTTCCTAGTTGAAATGTGAGATTTATTGTATTTTACTTCCTTCTCTGTTTGTGGGTTTTGCAATGGAGTAAATAAATACGGAGTTAATTTATATCCAGAGTCCCCGAGTAAACGTCCTTTGAACTCTTTCTTTTCAAACCGTTCTTTGATTGTGGACTCATTAAAAATTCTACAGTCGTGCGTACTTCCCCTCCATCTTGCTACTGTTAGTTTTGCGTCACAAATTaccttgaaatttaaattaaaatataatcgaAATTACATGATGCAATAAATTTTGCTTTTTACCTGTACATTCAGCGAATAATAGccttttctatttatatagtaCTGGGCCAGGTCGCCACcagtcttttttattttaatatgagTGCCGTCTATAGCCCCAATTATGCCTGGAAAATTTTGAATCCGCTGAAAATCCCGCATAATTATTGTTTCCTCTGCAATACATTCAGGCATTTTAATATAGCTTCTCGCATGCTTTGCTATAGCACGAGCCACTCTTGCACATATTCTGCATACcgttggttgtgagagaccatgaaGGTCACCAGCATCGTCTTGATACTGAAATATATCGATTATTCATATAATAGCACAATTTCTCCAGATGAAACCAACAACTTACCTCTCTTCGTCCCCAACAACGCAAAGCAACCATTACCTGTAGTTCAGGAGAAGTGCCGCAACCTCTTTTATCCAGCTGTATGTCTTCCTTGACCAATTCAACGATTTTTTTTACCgtgttttttgtgaaacgaTACTTTCTTTTGAATAATTG contains these protein-coding regions:
- the LOC142220405 gene encoding dnaJ homolog subfamily B member 12, which encodes MTIHEGNKDEAMRCIDIAVQALTEGKLEKAEKFLLKAEKLFPTPKAKALLSKVKSFPSNSGSSASSNQREDDTDGVRKRKNSDSRSSEPSYTAEQLEAVRKVKKCKDYYEILGVTKTSTDSEIKKAYKKLALQLHPDKNRAPGAVEAFKAVGNAVAILTDPEKRKHYDLYGSSETHVSSGGGGGGGHGGMRNGYYSTNDFGYYEVNAEEIFNMFFGSGFPQQNVYMRSNRRRQQQREERENQSSSSALINLLPILVLIGLSMMSSFFISDPIYSLTPSHKYSVKRETNSMKIPYYVKDNFYSEYQGSVGRLEESVEEDFINHLKLSCSRERNYRDSMLAKARSFGDRELFRKAQNINMPSCDNLQKYLNT